The genomic segment TATATCCGCTTTTACAATACCTGTCTGCTTCTGCTCAACAGCTTCTTGCAACAATTGAGAATAAAGATCGAAACCAACCGAGTCGATGAAGCCATGTTGCTGAGAACCAAGTAAATTACCCGCACCACGAATTGATAAATCACGCATCGCAATTTTGAAACCCGAGCCAAGTTCCGTAAATTCCTTAATTGCTTGAAGACGGTTTTCTGCAACCTCTGTCAGCACCTTATCACGCTGATAAAGGAAATAGGCATAGGCAACACGATTCGAACGCCCAACGCGCCCACGTAGTTGGTAGAGCTGTGATAACCCCATACGGTCAGCGTCTTGAACGATAAGTGTATTGACATTCGGAATATCGATACCCGTTTCAATGATGGTTGTCGTTACAAGAACATCATACTCACCTTCAAGGAAACTTAAAATCACCGACTCAAGTGCCGACTCGCCCATCTGACCATTGGCAAATCCAACTCGCGCTTCAGGCACAAGCTGCTTGATTTCATCGACTTTACGCTCCATATCTTCCACCCGATTATACAAGTAGAATACTTGCCCACCACGGCCCATCTCCCTTTCAATTGCCTCGCGGACAAGTGCAAAGTTTTGCTCCATAACATAAGTCTGGACAGGGAAACGGTTTGCTGGTGGCGTTTCAATAACGGACAAATCACGAACACCAAGCATCGACATATGGAGCGTCCGTGGAATAGGTGTTGCGGTCAATGTCAGGACGTCGACATGTGTTTTTAACTGTTTAAGTTTTTCTTTATGCGTTACGCCAAATCGCTGTTCTTCATCGACAACAAGTAAACCAAGATCATGGTAGGCGATATCTTTAGAAAGAAGGCGATGTGTACCAACGATAACGTCGACTGTTCCCGCTTTCAATCTTTTCAACGTCTCCGTTTGTTCCTTCTTTTTACGGAAACGATTTAAGAGGGAAACTTCAACTGGGAAACCAGAAAAACGCTCTTTCATTGTTTCGTAATGCTGTTGCGCTAAAATCGTTGTAGGTACAAGGAATGCTACCTGCTTGCCATCTGATACAGCCTTAAATGCAGCACGAATTGCAACTTCCGTTTTACCATAACCAACATCCCCACAAAGTAAGCGGTCCATTGGACGTTCTTTTTCCATATCCAATTTCACTTCAGCGATAGATCTGAGCTGATCATCGGTTTCGTCGTAAGGGAACGCGTTTTCAAATGCCATTTGCATGTCGTCATCCACTGCAAATGCATGTCCCTTTTCCGATTCCCGTTTGGCATACAGCTCAATTAGGTCGTCCGCAATGTCTTGTACTGCTGCGATAACTTTTGTTTTCGTTTTCTTCCAGTCTGCCCCACCCAGCTTATGCAGTTTCGGTTCTTTTTCCCCGGAGGCGACATATTTCTGGATTAAATCGATCTGGTCGGCAGGAACGAATAGCTTATCTTCTCCGCGGTACCTGATGTCGAGGTAATCTTTATGAATACCGCTTACTTCGAGCGTTACAACCCCGTAATACTTCCCAATTCCATGATGAACGTGAACGATATGATCACCTGGCTTGATTTCCGAGTAACTTTTGATGCGTTCTGCATTGGTCATCTTTTGCGGACGTGCTTTCCGTTTCGGTGTCCCTTTGAAGAGCTCAGAATCTGTTATAACTGCCATCCGTTGAAACGGCAGCTCGAAGCCAGCAGACAAATCGCCATCGATGACAATTATGCCACCTGCTTTTGACGGTTTGCCAGACAAGGCAGATTGCATATCGTAATCTTCAAGGATAGATTGGACTTTCTGCATTCGTTCATTGCCGTCTGCGATAATGAAAATATTGAAACGTCCTTGGTGCCAGCGTTCTATCTCATTTTTCAATAAACTCATCTGCCCATGGAACTGCTGCATCGGTTTACAAGAAAACGTCACTGTCTTTTTCACAACAATTCCTGGAACTGTGCGCACGAAAAGGGATAAATATACTTTTCGTTGCTTTAATGTTCCATGTACCTCTTCGAATGAATATGAAGTTTTTGCATCATGAACAATTTTCCCTTCTTCAAGAAGAGCAACCATCCATTCCTTTTCATCCGACTCTAGTGATGCAACAACCTCAAGGACCCGTCCGATTTCATCAAATAAAACGATTCCGTTACTTGGAAAATAGCTTTCAAGGGAAGTCGTTCCAGCTGAAAACGATGCATATTTCAACATGTTTTCCGGAATGGATCCCTCCCTCATTAAAGCAATATCCCCCTTCATATTAATGGTTAACCGTTCTTTCGCATCCACATCGTTCATCTTCTTCAAACTAACGCCAAGTGCATTCTCCAGGTTTTCTGCGATGATCGTCAAATCTTCAGCCTTCCAAACAAATTCGGCAGCGGGAAGAATTGATACGTCTTTCAACTTACCCGTTGAGCGCTGATCTTCCGCCGAGAACGTGCGAATCGAGTCAACGTCCGTATCGAATAATTCAATCCGTACGGGTTCTTCCAAATTCAGCGGATACAAATCCAGGATACCCCCACGCAATGCAAACTCACCTGGCGCTGTTACCATTGACTGTCTCGTATAACCCATTGACACAAGTCTTTCAAGCCATTCTTCCATATTAATTTCTGCGCCTATTGTCGTTGATAATGAATTGGATAGCCAGCGTGCTTTTTCAGGTAATAGTTTTTTCATGCCTGCAATCGGCGTGATATAAACCCCCTTCCCAGTTCGTACCATATGATCTAATGTATCGATGCGCTGGGCGCGAAGTTCATAGCTCGAAACAGAAAAGTCCGCAGCAATGAGTTCCTCTGCAGGGTAAAGATGGACGAGTGAATCGCCCAACATTTTGACGAGGTCTTCATATGTACGCTGGGCTTGCAATAAATTTGGGGATACGATAAGAATGGGCCGTTTGCTCGACTGCTGAAGCACTTTGAAAAGAATCGACTTCGCCCCGCCTGACAATCCCGCGATAAGTTGACGGTCTATTCCCGCCTCCAACTCTCCCACTAGTTCGTCAATCTCTTTCTCTTGTAAAAACAAATCTATTAGTGATTCCAATGCTACACATCCTTTCTTTCATAATAATAGTAGGCGTTCAAAAAGGGCTAGGCCATTCAAGTGCGCCAAGTCCAAACTATATTTATATATTGGAAAAATAATTATCTATATATGTGGTAATAAAGAATCCTACCAACAGCGCTTGGCACTAGGGGATGCCTCCCACAATAAGCCGGATAGAAAATCACCGTCAGACTTATTGCTTCGGCTAACCCAGTAGACGCCTTTGCTGGAAATTATCTCATTAACTGGACATCAAGTAACCGAAGCCCTAAGACATCCCCTTATGCCGCAGCCAATTCAAAATAATTTAATAGTTCAACACAACTACCTTTAGACAGAAAAACAGAAAAAGCTTTGGACGCATTTAGCGCCAAAGCGTACATCTTATTGAAGCCATTTGTTAAGTGTATAGTAGTCCGGGAATCGTTGAAGCGATTGCTCACACTGTTCGCAGATGCATCGCACCGTCAATGCCCCGTCTTTTTCATACGTCAGAAAATGCTCAACTTCCTCTTCGTCCATCTTGTGCAGCAGAAGGATAGCCTCCTTCGCAGATTCAAACGGAAGTGTGCCAATTTCAGTCTCACAATGCCGGCAAGTATAACGGATCGCCATTTTAGTCTCCGCCCCTTTTCTCAAAGTATAGGCGCAAGACGGCTTTATTATTCCTTATACACCATTAAAGTTGTTCATGACATCATTAAATGGTTTGCCCAGCCACGCTTCACATGCGGATGCACTTTTTTTCACCATGTCTTCAATTAATGGTTTTTCATCTTTGCCGAAAGGTGCTAGAACGTAATCAGCCACTTTCATACCACCGATGGGACGACCAACACCGATTCGGATTCGATTGAACTGGTCCGTACCAAGATGAGCAATAAGTGATTTCATGCCGTTATGGCCACCTGCACTGCCTTTTTGACGCAGTCGAATTGTTCCGGGAGCAATATCAAGATCATCATACAGAACAACGATATCTTCTACGTCGATATCGAAGTAATCCATCAATGGCCGAACACATTCACCAGATAGGTTCATATAAGTAAGCGGCTTGACAAGCATTACTTTTCCTTCCGGACGATGGACAACCGTATACATGCCACCAAATTTCGATTGTACTGCAGTGATTGGCAGACGAGTACTAAGCTCGTCAATGACATGAAACCCCACATTATGGCGTGTTTTTTCATATTGTTTACCCGGATTTCCGAGTCCTATTATCATTTTCATAGATTTCATCTTCCTTTTACACTAGAGGATTTAGAAAAGCGCTAGAGTCTAGACACCGATTCATGTAGATAAAGTTATACTTTCCTATCCTTGAGAAAAGCACAAGGAAAGGAAACGATACAGATGCCATGGGCTTAAAGAGAGCAAAAAAGGCAGTCTAAGTGAGCGACTTCCTGTCGCAAACGACTGCATAGCTATATCTTAGAAGCCTTGTGACTAGTGCTAAGACACTATTCCAAGTTAAAAAACCTATAATTACTTAACTATGAAACAGAAAAGAAGCGCACGGATTTCCGTGCGCTCATGTTTGTATTACTTCGCTTCTTTCTTCTCACCAATTACTTCTGGCTCTTCTGATTCAGAAGCTTCGCTTTCAAGTTCTTCCATCTCCGCCGCTGTACGTGGTGATGAAATTAGAACAAGTGCATGATCATCTTCGTTTAAAATCTCATATTTCGAATTCGCACGAATTTCAGCTACTGTAATCGTTTCGCCGATTTGAAGTTT from the Sporosarcina psychrophila genome contains:
- the pth gene encoding aminoacyl-tRNA hydrolase gives rise to the protein MKMIIGLGNPGKQYEKTRHNVGFHVIDELSTRLPITAVQSKFGGMYTVVHRPEGKVMLVKPLTYMNLSGECVRPLMDYFDIDVEDIVVLYDDLDIAPGTIRLRQKGSAGGHNGMKSLIAHLGTDQFNRIRIGVGRPIGGMKVADYVLAPFGKDEKPLIEDMVKKSASACEAWLGKPFNDVMNNFNGV
- the mfd gene encoding transcription-repair coupling factor, which encodes MESLIDLFLQEKEIDELVGELEAGIDRQLIAGLSGGAKSILFKVLQQSSKRPILIVSPNLLQAQRTYEDLVKMLGDSLVHLYPAEELIAADFSVSSYELRAQRIDTLDHMVRTGKGVYITPIAGMKKLLPEKARWLSNSLSTTIGAEINMEEWLERLVSMGYTRQSMVTAPGEFALRGGILDLYPLNLEEPVRIELFDTDVDSIRTFSAEDQRSTGKLKDVSILPAAEFVWKAEDLTIIAENLENALGVSLKKMNDVDAKERLTINMKGDIALMREGSIPENMLKYASFSAGTTSLESYFPSNGIVLFDEIGRVLEVVASLESDEKEWMVALLEEGKIVHDAKTSYSFEEVHGTLKQRKVYLSLFVRTVPGIVVKKTVTFSCKPMQQFHGQMSLLKNEIERWHQGRFNIFIIADGNERMQKVQSILEDYDMQSALSGKPSKAGGIIVIDGDLSAGFELPFQRMAVITDSELFKGTPKRKARPQKMTNAERIKSYSEIKPGDHIVHVHHGIGKYYGVVTLEVSGIHKDYLDIRYRGEDKLFVPADQIDLIQKYVASGEKEPKLHKLGGADWKKTKTKVIAAVQDIADDLIELYAKRESEKGHAFAVDDDMQMAFENAFPYDETDDQLRSIAEVKLDMEKERPMDRLLCGDVGYGKTEVAIRAAFKAVSDGKQVAFLVPTTILAQQHYETMKERFSGFPVEVSLLNRFRKKKEQTETLKRLKAGTVDVIVGTHRLLSKDIAYHDLGLLVVDEEQRFGVTHKEKLKQLKTHVDVLTLTATPIPRTLHMSMLGVRDLSVIETPPANRFPVQTYVMEQNFALVREAIEREMGRGGQVFYLYNRVEDMERKVDEIKQLVPEARVGFANGQMGESALESVILSFLEGEYDVLVTTTIIETGIDIPNVNTLIVQDADRMGLSQLYQLRGRVGRSNRVAYAYFLYQRDKVLTEVAENRLQAIKEFTELGSGFKIAMRDLSIRGAGNLLGSQQHGFIDSVGFDLYSQLLQEAVEQKQTGIVKADIPDLEIALPLNAYIPDEYVRDGFQKIQMYKMVKAIENETDYNELVDEMTDRFGDMPLEADLLLRVARVKAWGRIAGAESIKKQQSLIEVRISPEGTAKTDGAKLVSDSMAFGRAVGFTMENGCLIMRIDERHTGKQTAFDVLEEMMRILQSSLKETVVSDSV
- a CDS encoding anti-sigma-F factor Fin, with the protein product MAIRYTCRHCETEIGTLPFESAKEAILLLHKMDEEEVEHFLTYEKDGALTVRCICEQCEQSLQRFPDYYTLNKWLQ